The Tripterygium wilfordii isolate XIE 37 chromosome 5, ASM1340144v1, whole genome shotgun sequence genome window below encodes:
- the LOC119998268 gene encoding uncharacterized protein LOC119998268: MSGMEDVKEQGKVDGNSQDESAKPMPSSEEEEAAIKKKYGGIVPKKPPLISKDHERAYFDSADWALGKQGVEKPKGPLEALRPKLQPTQQQTRYRKSPYAPSDGEDGGSAPSEETAANE, translated from the exons ATGTCAGGCATGGAGGATGTTAAAGAGCAAGGAAAAGTAGATGGAAATTCCCAAGATGAGTCTGCAAAGCCCATGCCATCATCTGAAGAGGAG GAGGCAGCAATAAAGAAGAAGTATGGAGGAATCGTGCCCAAGAAACCACCACTAATTTCTAAG GACCATGAACGTGCTTATTTTGATTCTGCTGATTGGGCTCTTGGAAAG CAAGGGGTAGAAAAGCCCAAGGGACCTCTTGAAGCCCTTCGACCCAAGTTGCAG CCTACACAACAGCAGACACGATACCGGAAATCTCCTTATGCCCCATCAGATGGTGAAG ATGGGGGAAGCGCTCCATCTGAGGAGACAGCTGCGAATGAATGA